In Lonchura striata isolate bLonStr1 chromosome 2, bLonStr1.mat, whole genome shotgun sequence, a single genomic region encodes these proteins:
- the LOC110469812 gene encoding toll-like receptor 7, protein MVPCTKMSNALPFILLFIFPLLLSGAWFPKTLPCDVKSSEGTVTVDCTDRRLTEVPRGIPGNATNLTLSINHIPNIYPTSFDRLENLQEIDFRCNCVPVKLGPKDHVCTSPLKIENGSFAALTRLKSLYLDANQLAEIPQGLPATLTLLSLEANHVFSIQKSSFSELGNIEVLYLGQNCYYRNPCNVSFEIEERAFLALKKLTILSLKSNNLTQIPPNLSSTLKELYIYNNRIQEIQEQDFSGLLNLEILDLSGNCPRCYNAPYPCIPCPKSSIQIHSKAFDSLENLRILRLHSNSLQSVPSSWFKNIKELKELDLSQNFLMREIGDAQFLTFLPSLVQLDLSFNFELKLYSPFLNLSKTFSSLFNLETLRLKGYVFKELRAQDLQPLLSLRNLSMLDLGTNFIKVADMTVFEEFPSLKFIDLSVNKISPSSRESNFHGFCSNHGISVEQYNRQVQQEMHYFRYDEYERSCRSKDIEASSYQSLVKEDCLNYGKTLDLSRNNVFFVNPSDFQGLSSLKCLNLSDNAISQTLNGSEFSSLSGLKYLDFSNNRVDLLYQTAFKELKLLEILDLSNNQHYFLAEGVTHMLSFMKNLAHLRKLMMNDNDISSTIDTGMESQSLRILEFRGNRLDALWMDGNARYLSFFENLTSLEELDISFNSLSFLPHGVFEKMPPSLKILNLTNNRLKSFIWGNLPSLKNLVTLDLSNNLLTNVPQELSNCTSSLQELMLRNNRIHMLTKYFLRGAFELRYLDLSSNKIEIIKRSSFPENVINNLKMLLLHGNPFKCNCEAVWFVWWINRTQVTIPLLATDVTCAGPGAHKGKSVVFLDLYTCELDTSYLILYALSASAILALMVFAVMSHLYFWDVWYSYHYCAARLKGYRRLSSPAACYDAFIAYDSEDPAVNEWVLQELVERLENQKARQFNLCLEGRDWLPGQPVFDNLSQSIQLSKKTIFVLTNRYIKSGRFKTTFYMAHQRLLDEKMDVIILVFLEKVLQKSRYVRLRKRLCRSSVLEWPTNPQSQPYFWQCLKNAIAMSNSLAYNKLLQETV, encoded by the exons ATG GTACCTTGTACAAAGATGTCAAATGCGTTGCCATTTATTTTGCTCTTCATattcccactgctgctgtcagggGCTTGGTTTCCCAAAACTTTACCCTGTGATGTTAAATCTTCAGAAGGTACTGTGACAGTGGACTGCACCGACCGGCGCCTTACAGAAGTGCCCAGAgggatccctggaaatgctaCCAACCTTACCCTGAGTATTAACCATATTCCCAACATCTACCCAACATCCTTTGATCGTCTTGAAAATCTCCAGGAGATTGACTTCAGATGCAACTGTGTGCCTGTCAAACTGGGGCCCAAAGATCATGTGTGCACCAGCCCCCTGAAAATTGAGAATGgcagttttgctgccctgacaAGATTGAAGTCATTGTACTTGGATGCAAACCAGCTGGCAGAAATACCCCAAGGTCTTCCTGCTACTTTAACCTTGCTGAGCCTGGAAGCAAACCATGTCTTTTCTATCCAGAAATCCAGCTTCTCAGAGCTAGGAAACATAGAGGTATTGTATCTTGGACAGAACTGTTACTATCGCAATCCATGCAATGTTTCCTTTGAAATTGAGGAAAGAGCCTTCCTGGCACTGAAAAAGTTAACAATACTATCCCTCAAGTCCAACAACTTAACACAAATCCCACCCAATTTGTCATCTACTTTAAAGGAACTGTACATTTACAACAACAGGATTCAAGAGATTCAAGAACAGGATTTCAGTGGCCTTCTCAACCTAGAAATTCTCGACCTAAGCGGCAATTGCCCACGTTGCTATAATGCCCCATATCCTTGCATTCCCTGTCCCAAGAGCTCAATTCAGATACATTCAAAGGCTTTTGACTCCTTGGAAAACTTAAGGATTTTGCGGCTTCACAGTAACTCTCTTCAGAGCGTACCCAGCAGCTGGTTTAAAAACATCAAGGAGCTCAAAGAACTTGACCTCTCCCAAAATTTCCTCATGAGGGAGATTGGAGATGCTCAGTTCCTGACATTTCTTCCCAGCCTTGTGCAGCTTGATCTGTCCTTTAACTTTGAACTGAAGTTGTATTCTCCCTTCTTGAATCTTTCTAAGacattttcctccctctttaACCTGGAAACCCTGAGGCTCAAGGGTTATGTCTTTAAAGAACTGAGGGCACAAGATCTACAACCACTGCTCAGTCTTAGAAATCTGAGCATGCTGGATCTCGGGACTAATTTTATTAAAGTTGCAGACATGACAGTGTTTGAAGAATTCCCATCTCTTAAGTTCATTGACCTGTCAGTGAATAAAATTTCTCCTTCTTCAAGGGAAAGCAACTTCCATGGATTTTGCTCTAATCATGGAATTTCAGTTGAGCAATACAACAGGCAAGTGCAACAAGAGATGCATTATTTCAGGTATGATGAGTATGAGCGAAGTTGCCGTTCCAAAGACATAGAGGCTTCTTCCTACCAATCTTTAGTTAAGGAAGATTGCCTTAACTATGGAAAAACTCTGGATTTAAGCAGaaacaatgtattttttgtTAACCCCTCAGACTTCCAGGGACTTAGCTCCCTCAAATGTCTCAACTTGTCAGATAATGCAATAAGTCAAACTTTAAATGGAAGTGAATTCTCTTCCTTGTCTGGATTGAAATATCTGGATTTTTCTAACAACAGGGTTGATTTGCTATACCAGACTGCTTTCAAAGAActaaaattattagaaattcTAGATCTGAGCAATAACCAGCATTATTTTCTGGCAGAAGGTGTTACTCACATGCTTAGTTTTATGAAAAACCTAGCCCATTTGAGGAAGCTGATGATGAATGACAATGACATTTCTAGCACTATTGATACAGGAATGGAAAGTCAATCTCTTCGAATTTTAGAATTCAGAGGGAATCGTTTAGATGCCTTATGGATGGATGGCAATGCTAGATACTTGTCCTTCTTTGAAAATCTGACCAGCCTGGAAGAACTGGATATTTCCTTCAACTCACTCAGTTTTTTGCCTCATGGTGTTTTTGAAAAAATGCCTCCCAGTCTGAAGATCCTCAACTTAACAAATAATCGACTGAAGAGTTTCATCTGGGGAAACCTCCCTTCTCTGAAGAACCTAGTAACTCTGGACCTGAGCAATAACCTTCTGACTAATGTTCCCCAAGAGCTGTCTAATTGCACTTCATCTCTCCAAGAACTGATGCTCCGAAACAATCGCATTCACATGCTaaccaaatattttctcagaGGTGCTTTTGAACTGAGGTACTTAGATCTCAGCTCAAATAAGATTGAAATAATTAAGAGATCTAGCTTCCCTGAAAACGTCATTAACAACCTGAAGATGCTGCTTTTGCACGGCAATCCTTTTAAGTGTAACTGTGAGGCTGTGTGGTTTGTCTGGTGGATCAATCGGACGCAGGTGACCATTCCTCTTCTGGCCACTGACGtcacctgtgctggcccaggGGCACATAAAGGAAAGAGCGTGGTTTTCTTGGATCTGTACACCTGTGAGCTGGACACGTCGTATTTGATCCTGTATGCTCTGTCAGCTTCGGCCATCCTTGCCTTGATGGTGTTTGCAGTGATGAGCCATCTCTACTTCTGGGATGTGTGGTACAGCTACCATTACTGCGCTGCCAGGCTGAAGGGCTATCGGCGCTTGTCTTCACCAGCTGCTTGCTACGATGCCTTTATTGCCTATGACAGTGAAGATCCAGCTGTGAATGAGTGGGTGCTGCAAGAGCTGGTTGAAAGGCTGGAAAACCAAAAAGCCAGGCAGTTCAATTTATGTCTGGAAGGAAGGGACTGGCTCCCAGGACAGCCGGTCTTTGACAACCTTTCCCAGAGCATTCAGCTGAGCAAAAAGACCATCTTTGTGCTGACCAACAGGTATATTAAAAGTGGCCGCTTCAAGACAACGTTTTATATGGCTCATCAGCGGCTTCTGGATGAGAAGATGGACGTCATTATCTTGGTATTTCTTGAGAAGGTTTTGCAGAAGTCCCGCTATGTCCGTCTGAGGAAGAGGCTGTGCAGAAGTTCAGTCCTGGAATGGCCAACCAATCCTCAGTCTCAGCCCTACTTCTGGCAGTGTCTGAAAAATGCCATAGCTATGAGTAATTCTCTGGCTTACAACAAGCTTCTCCAAGAAACTGTTTAG